In a genomic window of Thiolapillus brandeum:
- a CDS encoding type II toxin-antitoxin system Phd/YefM family antitoxin, which translates to MKYSRQIKPISYLKAHAADVVRDLSKRHEPMVITQNGEARLVVQDVESYEQTQETLALLKILALGNQQIEAGRVVNVKRAFQRVRRNRTSD; encoded by the coding sequence ATGAAATATTCCCGTCAGATAAAGCCCATCAGTTATCTGAAAGCCCATGCGGCTGATGTGGTTCGTGACCTGAGCAAACGACATGAGCCTATGGTCATCACCCAGAATGGTGAGGCACGCCTGGTGGTTCAGGATGTGGAGAGTTATGAGCAGACCCAGGAGACCCTGGCTTTGCTCAAGATCCTGGCATTGGGTAATCAACAGATAGAGGCTGGAAGAGTTGTTAATGTGAAGCGGGCTTTCCAGCGAGTTCGCCGGAACCGCACTTCTGATTGA
- a CDS encoding type II toxin-antitoxin system RelE/ParE family toxin — MNHEILLTEGALQDLGELDYYIAIHDGPEKADYVLSKIEAAILELGNFPERGNYPPELSSLGIREYREIFFKPYRIIYRVLGKQVYIYLIVDGRRDMQALLARRLLK, encoded by the coding sequence ATGAATCACGAGATTCTCCTCACCGAGGGTGCGCTGCAGGATCTCGGTGAACTGGATTACTATATCGCCATCCACGATGGGCCCGAGAAGGCGGATTACGTTCTGAGTAAGATTGAGGCGGCGATTCTTGAACTGGGAAATTTTCCGGAGCGGGGAAACTATCCTCCAGAGCTTTCTTCACTGGGTATCAGGGAATATCGGGAGATATTCTTCAAACCCTACCGGATCATCTACCGCGTATTGGGCAAGCAGGTGTACATCTATCTGATTGTTGATGGTCGGCGGGATATGCAGGCATTGTTGGCGCGGCGGTTATTGAAGTAG
- the uvrD gene encoding DNA helicase II produces the protein MDVSSILDGLNAAQRDAVSAPPCSTLVLAGAGSGKTRVLVHRIAWLIQVEGVSPWGILAVTFTNKAAREMRQRIEELLGFPTGGMWVGTFHGLAHRLLRAHWQEAKLPKGFQILDSDDQFRLVKRVIRDLNLDDSKWPPRQAQWFINEQKDEGRRPQHLEDGGDHWRRNMIRIYTAYQAACERAGSVDFAELLLRAQELWRDRPDVLQHYQQRFQHVLVDEFQDTNAIQYAWLRLLAGDRDNLFVVGDDDQSIYGWRGARVENIQDFPKHFPNTQLVKLEQNYRSTGNILRGANAVIANNPERLGKELWTEDGEGEPVRLYAAFNETDEARFVVDRIRAFIDEGHLRAEVAILYRTTAQSRVFEEALLQAGIPYRVYGGLRFFERAEIKDALAYLRQISNPHDDSAFERAVNQPPRGIGAKTLDAVRAHARDFNCSLWQASEDLLRGGGMTPRAAKAVQGYLDIIHEMQAATEDLPLWEAAEHVIHHSRLPEHFKKSRDGKGQDRIENLEELVNATRQFDHEPEENEVMSDLDAFLSHAALEAGDNQAQEYEDSVQLMTLHSAKGLEFPLVFLVGVEEGLFPHSMSAEDPARLEEERRLCYVGMTRAMQQLYLSHAENRRLHGKESYPLPSRFLREIPQDVIEEVRARPAIARPYSPRGGALDDAVESTGFALGQRVTHAKFGEGVILNAEGQGSSARVQVNFESVGSKWLVVAYANLQCL, from the coding sequence ATGGATGTTTCCTCGATACTCGATGGCCTCAACGCCGCCCAGCGCGACGCCGTGTCCGCGCCGCCCTGTTCCACCCTGGTGCTGGCGGGGGCCGGCTCGGGCAAGACCCGGGTGCTGGTGCACCGCATCGCCTGGCTGATTCAGGTGGAAGGGGTGTCTCCCTGGGGCATTCTCGCGGTCACCTTCACCAACAAGGCGGCCAGGGAGATGCGCCAGCGTATCGAGGAACTGCTGGGTTTTCCCACCGGGGGTATGTGGGTGGGCACTTTTCACGGCCTGGCCCACCGGTTGCTGCGCGCCCATTGGCAGGAGGCCAAGCTGCCCAAGGGCTTCCAGATTCTCGACAGCGATGACCAGTTCCGCCTGGTGAAGCGGGTCATCCGTGATCTGAATCTGGATGATTCCAAGTGGCCGCCACGCCAGGCCCAGTGGTTCATCAACGAACAGAAGGACGAAGGGCGCCGCCCCCAGCACCTGGAAGACGGTGGCGACCACTGGCGGCGCAACATGATCCGCATCTATACCGCCTACCAGGCGGCCTGCGAGCGCGCCGGGTCGGTGGATTTTGCCGAGCTGTTGTTACGTGCCCAGGAGTTGTGGCGGGACCGCCCGGATGTATTGCAGCACTACCAGCAGCGTTTCCAGCATGTGTTGGTGGACGAGTTCCAGGATACCAACGCCATTCAGTATGCCTGGCTGCGCCTGCTGGCAGGTGACCGGGACAATCTGTTTGTCGTGGGCGATGATGATCAGTCCATCTACGGTTGGCGGGGTGCCCGGGTAGAGAATATCCAGGACTTTCCAAAACATTTTCCCAATACCCAGCTGGTGAAGCTGGAGCAGAACTACCGCTCCACGGGCAATATTCTGCGTGGCGCCAATGCGGTCATTGCCAACAACCCCGAGCGCCTGGGCAAGGAGCTGTGGACGGAAGATGGCGAGGGTGAGCCGGTGCGCCTGTATGCGGCTTTCAATGAAACCGACGAAGCGCGCTTCGTGGTGGATCGCATCCGTGCCTTCATCGATGAAGGGCATCTGCGCGCCGAGGTGGCCATACTCTACCGCACCACCGCCCAGTCCCGGGTGTTCGAGGAAGCTCTGCTCCAGGCGGGCATTCCCTACCGGGTGTATGGCGGCCTGCGGTTTTTCGAGCGTGCCGAGATCAAGGATGCCCTGGCCTATTTACGCCAGATATCCAATCCCCATGATGATTCCGCCTTCGAGCGCGCCGTCAACCAGCCGCCCCGGGGCATCGGCGCCAAGACCCTGGACGCGGTGCGCGCCCATGCCCGGGATTTCAACTGCTCCCTGTGGCAGGCCAGTGAGGATCTGTTGCGCGGTGGTGGCATGACGCCCCGGGCGGCCAAAGCCGTGCAAGGCTATCTGGACATTATCCATGAGATGCAGGCAGCTACGGAGGATCTGCCCTTGTGGGAGGCCGCAGAGCATGTCATTCATCACAGCCGCCTGCCGGAGCATTTCAAGAAGTCCCGGGACGGCAAAGGCCAGGACCGTATAGAGAACCTGGAGGAACTGGTGAATGCCACCCGCCAGTTCGATCATGAGCCTGAAGAAAACGAGGTCATGTCCGACCTGGATGCTTTCCTGTCCCACGCGGCTCTGGAAGCCGGAGACAACCAGGCCCAGGAATACGAAGACAGCGTACAGCTCATGACCCTGCATTCGGCCAAGGGGCTGGAGTTTCCCCTGGTATTCCTGGTGGGTGTGGAAGAGGGCCTGTTCCCTCACAGCATGTCCGCCGAGGACCCTGCCCGTCTGGAGGAGGAGCGCCGCCTGTGCTACGTGGGCATGACCCGGGCCATGCAGCAGCTCTACCTGAGCCATGCGGAAAACCGCCGCCTGCACGGCAAGGAATCCTATCCCCTGCCATCGCGTTTCCTGCGGGAAATTCCCCAGGACGTTATCGAGGAAGTCCGTGCCCGCCCGGCCATTGCCCGGCCCTACAGCCCCCGGGGCGGCGCCTTGGATGATGCCGTGGAAAGCACCGGCTTCGCCCTGGGCCAACGGGTGACCCATGCCAAGTTTGGCGAGGGCGTGATCCTCAACGCCGAAGGTCAGGGCAGCAGCGCACGGGTGCAGGTGAACTTTGAGAGCGTGGGCAGCAAGTGGCTGGTGGTGGCTTATGCCAATTTGCAGTGCCTGTAG
- a CDS encoding thermonuclease family protein, with protein MMKLTALLLFLFSAPSLYAQAYLDVIEIIDGDTLRVSVSGKPVQVQLKGIDAPEDTSNPKLEFDMERSGLDQASLLEMGQAATTHLKTLVKPGQQVSTPIDLEDRDRYGRFTAVVYAGSETSLNQAMVQDGYARPLKPQSMPKPLRQRLEAAWKAARDKQSGLFASHKQDFETWLKAQR; from the coding sequence ATGATGAAACTGACCGCACTGCTGTTGTTCCTGTTCAGCGCTCCTTCCCTGTATGCCCAGGCCTACCTGGATGTCATTGAAATCATCGACGGCGATACCCTGCGGGTGTCCGTCAGCGGCAAACCCGTACAGGTTCAACTCAAGGGCATCGATGCCCCTGAAGACACCAGCAACCCAAAACTGGAATTCGACATGGAACGCTCGGGCCTGGACCAGGCCAGTCTGCTGGAAATGGGCCAAGCCGCCACCACCCACCTCAAGACCCTGGTCAAACCCGGCCAACAGGTCTCGACGCCCATCGATCTCGAAGACCGCGACCGCTACGGACGCTTTACCGCGGTGGTCTATGCCGGCTCGGAAACATCCCTGAACCAGGCCATGGTGCAGGACGGTTACGCCCGCCCCCTGAAACCACAATCCATGCCCAAACCCCTGCGCCAGCGCCTGGAAGCCGCCTGGAAGGCAGCCCGGGATAAACAATCCGGCCTGTTTGCCTCCCACAAGCAGGATTTTGAAACCTGGCTGAAAGCCCAACGATGA
- the hemE gene encoding uroporphyrinogen decarboxylase gives MSTLKNDRFLRALLREPVDMTPVWMMRQAGRYLPEYRATREKAGDFMSLCQNPELACEVTIQPLERFPLDAAILFSDILTIPDAMGLGLYFEEGEGPRFERPVQDKAAIDALPIPDPEEELRYVMDAVRTIRRELNGRVPLIGFSGSPWTLATYMVEGGSTKNFALSKGMMFDRPELMHALLGKLAESVTSYLNAQIAAGAQAVMIFDTWGGTLTPSDYREFSLAYMQRIVEGLTREAEGRKVPVVLFTKGGGQWLEAMADTGCDALGLDWTTDIGEARRRVGDRVALQGNMDPSTLYASPKVIRKSVAKILESYGPGSGHVFNLGHGIHPGVDPEHAGAMVEAVHELSKAYHK, from the coding sequence ATGAGCACACTGAAAAATGATCGCTTTCTGCGCGCCCTGCTGCGCGAACCCGTTGACATGACCCCGGTATGGATGATGCGCCAGGCCGGTCGCTACCTGCCTGAATACCGGGCCACCCGGGAAAAAGCCGGCGACTTCATGAGCCTGTGCCAGAATCCGGAACTGGCCTGCGAGGTCACCATACAACCTCTGGAACGCTTTCCCCTGGACGCCGCCATCCTGTTCTCGGATATCCTCACCATTCCCGACGCCATGGGCCTGGGCCTGTATTTCGAGGAAGGCGAAGGCCCCCGCTTCGAACGGCCGGTGCAGGACAAGGCCGCCATCGATGCCCTGCCCATCCCCGACCCCGAAGAAGAACTGCGCTATGTCATGGATGCGGTGCGCACCATCCGCCGGGAGCTGAATGGCCGGGTGCCTCTCATCGGCTTTTCCGGCAGTCCCTGGACCCTGGCCACCTACATGGTGGAAGGCGGCAGCACCAAGAACTTCGCCCTGTCCAAGGGCATGATGTTCGACCGCCCGGAACTCATGCATGCCCTGCTGGGCAAGCTGGCCGAATCCGTCACCTCCTACCTCAATGCCCAGATCGCTGCCGGCGCCCAGGCGGTGATGATCTTCGACACCTGGGGCGGCACTCTCACGCCATCTGATTACAGGGAATTCTCCCTGGCCTACATGCAGCGCATCGTGGAAGGCCTGACCCGGGAAGCCGAGGGCCGCAAGGTGCCCGTAGTACTGTTCACCAAGGGTGGCGGCCAATGGCTGGAAGCCATGGCGGACACCGGCTGCGACGCCCTGGGCCTGGACTGGACTACGGATATCGGCGAAGCCCGCCGGCGCGTGGGCGACCGCGTGGCCCTGCAGGGCAACATGGATCCCAGCACCCTGTACGCCTCACCGAAAGTGATCCGAAAGTCCGTGGCCAAAATCCTGGAAAGTTATGGTCCGGGCAGCGGGCATGTATTCAACCTGGGCCATGGCATTCATCCCGGCGTCGATCCCGAGCATGCGGGAGCCATGGTCGAGGCGGTGCATGAACTGAGCAAGGCTTATCACAAGTAG
- a CDS encoding Kelch repeat-containing protein has protein sequence MLNRWYSTNTIGVIPARIGHSAVWTGKEMLVWGGSDGSYGYRLSGGGRYDPVTDRWRPITPATPSARKGHTAVWTGNEMIVWGGNANGSNTNTGGRYDPATNSWSATDVTGAPSKRGKHTAVWTGKEMIIWGGEEREYGRKLNTGGRYNPAADSWSMISPLAPQQRADHTAVWTGTKMIVWGGIDDASLGTGGSYDPVTDEWQSINAQGAPEPRTEHTAVWTGTEMIVWGGEKDFYQRYDNGGRYDPVSNQWLPVSGPSPSARKGHTAVWTGTEMIIWGGGSDSTETSTGGRYDPSTDTWRATSTNLAPKARNGHTAVWTGREMIVWGGVNGSLLNDGGRYDPLLDVWRETNTINTPSARSAHTAVWTGREMIVWGGEWADVQVGVYYPDRLLYDDVSPGYWAYDAILALSDSGLSSGCGDGLFCPEGLVSRAEMSIFLEKGMNGATFVPPTATGAIFADVPAGYWAAAWIEKLYADGITGGCGGGNYCPEAAVDRAAMAVLLLRAEHGSGYVPPAASGSVFADVPTSHWAAPWIEQLASEGITSGCGGGNYCPDGLVTRAEMAIFLVRVFNL, from the coding sequence GTGCTTAACCGTTGGTACTCCACGAATACCATCGGCGTGATTCCTGCCCGAATCGGGCATTCCGCTGTCTGGACCGGCAAGGAGATGCTGGTCTGGGGGGGGAGTGATGGATCTTATGGTTATCGTTTGTCCGGCGGCGGACGTTACGATCCCGTGACGGATCGCTGGCGGCCGATCACTCCTGCGACGCCATCAGCCAGGAAAGGGCACACGGCAGTCTGGACGGGTAACGAGATGATCGTCTGGGGTGGCAATGCGAATGGAAGCAACACCAATACCGGGGGACGCTATGATCCGGCCACGAATTCCTGGTCTGCCACAGATGTAACCGGGGCACCTTCCAAGAGGGGAAAACACACCGCTGTGTGGACAGGGAAGGAAATGATCATTTGGGGTGGTGAGGAGCGGGAGTATGGCCGAAAACTCAACACGGGAGGGCGTTATAACCCGGCAGCAGACAGCTGGTCCATGATATCCCCTCTGGCCCCTCAGCAGAGGGCTGATCATACGGCAGTATGGACAGGGACAAAGATGATCGTGTGGGGCGGCATCGATGATGCCAGTCTGGGCACTGGAGGGAGTTATGATCCGGTGACTGATGAATGGCAGAGCATCAATGCTCAGGGAGCCCCTGAGCCCCGCACGGAACATACGGCAGTCTGGACCGGAACGGAGATGATCGTATGGGGCGGGGAAAAGGATTTCTATCAACGTTATGACAATGGGGGGCGTTATGATCCGGTAAGCAATCAGTGGTTGCCCGTAAGCGGACCATCACCCAGTGCCCGGAAGGGACATACCGCGGTATGGACAGGGACGGAGATGATCATTTGGGGGGGAGGAAGTGATTCGACGGAAACCAGTACCGGGGGAAGATACGATCCTTCCACGGATACCTGGCGAGCGACCTCCACGAATCTGGCGCCAAAGGCGAGAAATGGACATACTGCCGTGTGGACGGGCCGGGAAATGATTGTCTGGGGAGGAGTGAACGGCTCCTTGCTGAATGATGGCGGTCGCTATGATCCTTTACTCGATGTATGGCGGGAAACCAACACAATCAATACACCTTCTGCCAGAAGTGCTCACACTGCGGTGTGGACAGGAAGGGAAATGATTGTCTGGGGTGGAGAATGGGCTGATGTCCAAGTGGGAGTCTACTATCCCGACAGGCTTTTGTATGACGATGTTTCTCCAGGCTATTGGGCGTATGACGCCATATTGGCATTGTCTGACAGTGGCCTGAGCAGCGGTTGCGGCGATGGGTTATTTTGTCCTGAGGGGCTGGTGTCCCGTGCCGAAATGTCGATTTTTCTGGAAAAGGGCATGAATGGCGCGACCTTTGTTCCCCCAACGGCAACAGGTGCCATCTTTGCTGACGTACCTGCCGGTTACTGGGCGGCTGCCTGGATCGAGAAGCTCTATGCGGATGGCATTACCGGGGGGTGTGGCGGTGGGAATTATTGCCCGGAAGCTGCCGTCGATCGTGCGGCAATGGCCGTGCTGTTGCTGCGCGCTGAGCATGGTTCAGGCTATGTGCCGCCAGCAGCTTCGGGTTCTGTCTTTGCCGATGTTCCCACGAGCCACTGGGCGGCTCCCTGGATCGAGCAGCTGGCCAGTGAAGGAATCACCTCAGGCTGTGGTGGCGGGAACTACTGCCCTGATGGGTTGGTGACCCGGGCGGAAATGGCTATTTTCCTGGTGCGGGTTTTCAACTTGTGA
- a CDS encoding cytochrome D1 domain-containing protein has translation MKFLTIFPLLFCFTLATAADNAATLYQQHCASCHGKNRLGGQGPALLPQNLHRLKKKQALGVISQGRPATQMQGFGDKLNPQQIQALVDYIYTPLPHMPVWDRATIDASHIIYHKDGSLPDQPKFKADLDNLFVVVELGDHHFTLLDGDNFQPIGRFPTRFAVHGGPKWARGGRYVYFLSRDGWVSKFDVYNLTWVAEIRAGINARNLAVSDDGKVVMVANYLPHTLVALDARDLSPLKIIPAVAGDGTSSRVSAVYTDDPRHSFIAALKDAPELWQISYASPPDPHSQDKPEKSGSGTNNLRFPIQRIPLDRILDDFFLTQDYARVVGSSRSGGTAVYDLDLKRKIAELDLPGMPHLSSAITWQRGDTRVLATPNIRKPEVTVVDMKTWKVIKRIPTRGPGFFMRSHENSPYAWTDVFFGPNRDLMHVIDKQSLEIVKTLKPAPGKTSAHVEFTRDGKYALVSIWDMDGAIVVYDATTLKEVKRIPMKKPSGKYNVHNKLGRSEGTSH, from the coding sequence ATGAAGTTTTTGACCATATTCCCGCTGCTGTTTTGTTTCACCCTGGCTACAGCGGCGGACAACGCTGCCACGCTCTACCAACAACATTGCGCCAGCTGCCATGGCAAGAACCGCCTGGGCGGGCAAGGCCCGGCCCTGCTGCCCCAGAATCTGCACCGCCTGAAGAAGAAACAAGCGCTCGGTGTCATCAGCCAGGGGCGGCCCGCCACCCAGATGCAGGGCTTCGGGGACAAGCTCAACCCCCAACAGATCCAGGCCCTTGTGGATTACATCTATACTCCCCTGCCCCATATGCCAGTATGGGACCGGGCCACCATCGATGCCAGCCACATCATCTACCACAAGGATGGCAGCCTGCCGGATCAGCCAAAGTTCAAGGCTGACCTGGACAACCTGTTCGTGGTGGTGGAGCTGGGTGATCATCATTTCACCCTCCTGGATGGAGACAACTTCCAGCCCATTGGCCGCTTTCCCACCCGCTTTGCCGTGCATGGCGGCCCCAAATGGGCCAGGGGCGGACGCTATGTGTATTTTCTTTCCCGGGATGGCTGGGTGAGCAAATTTGATGTCTACAATCTCACCTGGGTGGCAGAGATCCGCGCCGGCATCAACGCCCGCAATCTTGCCGTTTCCGATGACGGCAAGGTGGTCATGGTGGCCAACTACCTGCCCCACACCCTGGTGGCTCTGGATGCCCGGGATCTGAGTCCTCTCAAAATCATTCCTGCAGTAGCCGGGGATGGCACCAGTTCCCGGGTCAGCGCCGTGTATACCGACGACCCCCGCCATAGCTTCATTGCCGCCCTCAAGGATGCGCCGGAACTGTGGCAGATCAGCTACGCTTCCCCCCCGGATCCGCACTCTCAGGACAAGCCAGAAAAATCCGGCTCAGGGACTAACAACCTGCGCTTTCCCATCCAGCGCATTCCCCTGGATCGCATCCTGGATGATTTCTTCCTTACCCAGGACTACGCCAGAGTCGTAGGCAGCTCCCGATCCGGAGGCACTGCGGTCTATGACCTGGATCTGAAGCGCAAGATTGCCGAGCTCGACTTGCCCGGCATGCCCCATCTCAGCTCTGCCATCACCTGGCAACGGGGAGATACCCGGGTGCTGGCCACCCCCAATATCCGTAAACCGGAAGTCACGGTGGTGGATATGAAAACCTGGAAGGTCATCAAGCGCATCCCCACCCGGGGACCGGGTTTCTTCATGCGCAGCCATGAAAACAGCCCCTATGCCTGGACGGATGTGTTCTTTGGCCCCAACCGGGATCTCATGCATGTCATCGACAAGCAGAGCCTGGAAATCGTCAAGACCCTCAAGCCCGCGCCAGGCAAGACATCCGCCCACGTGGAATTCACCAGGGACGGCAAGTATGCCCTGGTGAGCATCTGGGACATGGACGGTGCCATCGTGGTTTACGATGCCACTACCCTGAAAGAGGTCAAGCGCATCCCCATGAAGAAACCCTCCGGCAAGTATAATGTACACAACAAGCTGGGCCGCTCAGAAGGCACCAGTCACTGA
- a CDS encoding Kelch repeat-containing protein: protein MSNLLPLQRILFLLICLLPVMLMAAEPSSGQLRQSLDIEQRIACQATIEDIRWSHRIWPAENPAPKPAREEVLSDVQIRAQVEESLRMEAALKEIYDIDIDERMLQAEMNRMARTTRAPQRLRELFQALGNDPVKVADCLARPALVKRLLRNHYNWDERQHGVVRKMAMAALSGDISLEESKGTEHKLFLVRDEGQAAELVEENVTLQDDEAFEAKRRELMGRRSGKPVALRETEVEFVQELLLASSDNRLDVLVRTWPKRRFGDWWRVRSATIAIPFRSARYAQLHLPALGDKSNGVKTSRVVGGDTWALHDQLVLGVQGLQAVWTGTEMIVWGGSYDWNECLNSGGRYDPVLDTWTPVTLTGAPLARNYHSVVWTGLEMLVWGGEENCSGRYSNTGGRYNPATDSWQQMSTVGAPVERSRHTVVWTGHEMIVWGGYNGSSVNTGGRYDPSADQWFPVSLVGAPSARREHTAVWTGKEMIIWGGREYTRTNTGGRYDPVTDSWTATNLLGATARTGHTAVWTGNEMIVWGGSDGDLSNVGARYDPVTDSWVLIDSVAPEARAGHTAVWTGNEMIIWGERDITAMYWRVEVAMIPCLTVGTPRIPSA, encoded by the coding sequence ATGTCCAATCTTTTGCCACTTCAGCGCATTCTTTTTCTGTTGATCTGTCTGCTGCCCGTGATGCTCATGGCGGCGGAGCCTTCAAGCGGCCAGCTGCGCCAGAGCCTGGATATTGAACAACGTATCGCCTGCCAGGCGACCATCGAAGATATTCGCTGGTCTCATCGTATCTGGCCTGCAGAAAATCCTGCCCCCAAACCCGCCCGGGAAGAGGTTCTGTCCGACGTGCAGATTCGTGCCCAGGTGGAAGAAAGTCTGCGCATGGAGGCGGCGCTGAAGGAGATCTACGACATCGATATCGATGAACGGATGCTGCAGGCGGAAATGAACCGTATGGCCAGGACTACTCGGGCCCCGCAACGCCTGAGAGAATTGTTCCAGGCCCTGGGCAATGATCCCGTGAAGGTGGCGGATTGCCTGGCCAGGCCGGCGTTGGTGAAACGGCTGCTTCGCAATCATTACAACTGGGATGAGCGTCAACATGGGGTTGTTCGCAAGATGGCAATGGCTGCTCTTTCTGGTGATATTTCTCTGGAAGAATCCAAGGGAACTGAACACAAGTTGTTTCTGGTAAGAGATGAGGGGCAGGCAGCAGAGTTGGTGGAGGAAAATGTGACTCTGCAGGATGATGAAGCATTCGAAGCCAAGCGTCGAGAGCTTATGGGGCGACGCTCGGGAAAGCCTGTTGCTCTGCGGGAGACAGAAGTTGAATTCGTTCAGGAGCTACTGTTGGCATCCTCGGACAATCGGCTTGATGTTCTTGTTAGAACATGGCCGAAACGAAGATTTGGTGACTGGTGGCGTGTGCGGTCTGCCACTATCGCCATCCCATTCAGGTCTGCCCGGTACGCCCAACTGCATCTGCCTGCTCTGGGAGACAAGAGCAATGGAGTGAAGACTTCCCGTGTGGTGGGCGGTGATACCTGGGCACTACATGATCAGCTGGTTCTTGGAGTTCAGGGCCTCCAGGCAGTTTGGACAGGGACCGAAATGATTGTCTGGGGCGGATCATACGACTGGAATGAATGTCTGAATTCAGGAGGGCGTTACGATCCCGTGCTCGATACCTGGACCCCGGTTACTCTGACAGGTGCGCCATTGGCAAGAAATTATCATTCTGTGGTGTGGACCGGTTTGGAAATGTTGGTTTGGGGAGGCGAAGAGAACTGTAGTGGCCGTTACTCCAATACCGGCGGGCGCTATAACCCGGCCACGGATTCCTGGCAGCAAATGAGCACTGTTGGCGCACCTGTGGAGAGATCCAGGCATACCGTAGTCTGGACGGGGCATGAAATGATCGTATGGGGTGGGTATAACGGTTCCAGCGTGAATACGGGTGGACGTTATGATCCCTCGGCGGATCAGTGGTTTCCGGTGAGTTTGGTTGGGGCGCCTTCAGCGAGGCGGGAGCATACTGCCGTATGGACAGGAAAGGAAATGATCATATGGGGAGGCAGGGAGTATACCAGGACAAATACCGGTGGCCGCTATGATCCCGTCACGGATAGTTGGACGGCAACCAATTTATTGGGGGCTACAGCCAGAACCGGGCATACGGCAGTATGGACGGGTAATGAGATGATTGTTTGGGGTGGCAGTGACGGTGATTTGTCAAATGTAGGTGCACGCTATGATCCTGTCACGGATTCCTGGGTTCTCATCGATTCTGTTGCTCCCGAGGCGAGAGCAGGACATACTGCGGTATGGACAGGCAATGAAATGATCATATGGGGGGAGCGGGATATAACGGCGATGTATTGGAGAGTGGAGGTCGCTATGATCCCGTGCTTAACCGTTGGTACTCCACGAATACCATCGGCGTGA
- a CDS encoding class I SAM-dependent methyltransferase, protein MNDARKTHWEQVYANRDEDETSWFQPRPEISLALLEHIGEPRNAAVIDVGGGASRLVDHLIDQGWNRLSVLDIAANALDRARQRLGEKAGKIQWLEADLLEVDPGDSYRIWHDRAVFHFLTAPEDRARYLQRLEASLEPGGHLIIATFAPEGPESCSGLPVQRYSPEQLSQTLGDKFQLQETVTEEHHTPTGKNQSFIYCRFRYLP, encoded by the coding sequence GTGAACGACGCACGCAAAACACACTGGGAACAGGTTTACGCCAACAGGGATGAGGACGAAACCAGCTGGTTCCAACCCCGCCCGGAGATATCCCTGGCGCTTTTGGAACACATTGGAGAACCCAGGAATGCTGCTGTCATCGATGTAGGAGGCGGCGCCTCACGCCTGGTGGATCATCTCATAGACCAGGGCTGGAACCGCCTCAGCGTACTGGACATCGCCGCCAATGCCCTGGATAGGGCACGTCAACGCCTGGGCGAAAAAGCCGGGAAGATTCAATGGCTGGAAGCCGATCTGCTGGAAGTGGATCCGGGTGATTCCTACCGTATCTGGCACGACCGCGCGGTGTTCCATTTTCTCACAGCCCCGGAGGATCGCGCCCGCTACCTGCAACGGCTTGAGGCCAGCCTGGAACCCGGCGGCCACCTCATTATCGCCACCTTCGCACCGGAAGGCCCGGAGTCCTGCAGCGGCCTGCCTGTACAACGTTACTCCCCGGAGCAGCTGAGCCAAACCCTGGGCGACAAGTTCCAACTTCAGGAAACCGTCACCGAGGAACACCACACGCCAACAGGCAAGAATCAATCATTTATCTACTGCCGTTTTCGGTACCTGCCATGA